In Spinacia oleracea cultivar Varoflay chromosome 5, BTI_SOV_V1, whole genome shotgun sequence, a single window of DNA contains:
- the LOC110790141 gene encoding probable alpha,alpha-trehalose-phosphate synthase [UDP-forming] 10 isoform X2: protein MSSKSYTSFLDLAAGGYLDLPQTPRNLPKVMTVPGVIPDADSTESKDDILDASTSRYRDRKIVVSNFLPINAQKDPKSGKWSFSLDDDSLYLHLKDGFSPESEVFYVGSLKVDVDVKEQEEVAQILLENFRCVPTFLPADLQKKFYHGFCKQYLWPLFHYMLPMSPDHGSRFDRGLWQAYVSANKKFADKVVEILNPEDDLVWVHDYHLMLLPTFLRRRFYRVKLGFFLHSPFPSSEIYRTLPVRDEILKAFLNSDLVGFHTFDYARHFLSCCSRLLGLDYESKRGYLGIDYFGRTVFVKILPVGLQLRRLEVAMNHPSASVKVKEIQKQFEGKKIILGVDDMDIFKGISLKLLAAEHLLNQHPELQGKLVLIQIVNPARSTGKDVQEAKSETYEITKRINMKFGFPGYEPVILIDRPVPLYEKTAYYAMAECCIVNAVRDGLNLTPYKYVICRQGSPKIDEAMGVSPGETRSSMLVVSEFVGCSPSLSGAIRVNPWNIEAVADAMKMAISISELEKQLRHEKHYRYVSSHDVAYWSRSFVQDLERACKDHYNKRCWGIGFGLSFRILALSPSFRKLSVEYVVSAYKKATKRAIFLDYDGTVVSDMSIVKTPSSELISVLQNLCSDTKNTVFIVSGRGRDSLTEWLSPCDKLGIAAEHGYFLRYADCILHYVLLIMFF from the coding sequence ATGTCGTCAAAATCATATACAAGCTTCCTGGACTTAGCAGCTGGAGGGTATCTGGATTTACCTCAAACTCCCAGAAACCTTCCCAAGGTGATGACTGTCCCTGGTGTTATACCTGATGCAGACTCCACCGAAAGTAAAGATGATATTTTAGATGCTTCCACATCGAGATATCGTGACAGAAAAATTGTAGTGTCGAATTTTCTCCCAATAAATGCTCAAAAGGACCCTAAATCTGGTAAATGGAGCTTCAGTTTAGATGATGATTCACTTTACTTGCATTTGAAAGATGGGTTCTCACCTGAAAGCGAAGTTTTCTATGTGGGGTCATTGAAAGTGGATGTTGATGTAAAAGAGCAAGAGGAAGTTGCACAAATTTTGCTAGAGAATTTTCGTTGTGTGCCTACGTTTCTCCCAGCAGATTTGCAGAAGAAGTTCTACCATGGGTTTTGCAAGCAATATCTTTGGCCCCTCTTTCATTACATGCTTCCTATGTCACCTGATCACGGGTCCCGTTTTGACCGTGGCCTTTGGCAAGCCTATGTTTCAGCCAACAAGAAGTTTGCAGACAAAGTCGTTGAGATACTGAATCCCGAGGATGACCTTGTTTGGGTTCATGACTATCATCTGATGCTGCTACCGACATTCTTAAGAAGGCGGTTTTACAGAGTTAAGCTTGGTTTCTTTCTTCATAGTCCGTTTCCATCATCAGAAATTTACCGGACTTTGCCCGTTAGAGATGAAATCTTGAAAGCGTTTCTGAACTCAGATTTAGTCGGATTTCATACGTTTGATTATGCTCGGCATTTTCTCTCATGTTGTAGCAGACTGCTCGGGTTGGACTATGAATCCAAACGGGGATATCTCGGGATTGATTATTTTGGCAGGACGGTATTTGTTAAGATATTACCTGTTGGGTTGCAGCTTCGTCGCCTTGAAGTTGCCATGAACCATCCTTCTGCATCTGTTAAAGTCAAAGAGATCCAAAAGCAATTTGAGGGGAAAAAGATAATTCTCGGTGTTGATGACATGGATATATTTAAAGGAATCAGTCTAAAATTGTTGGCTGCTGAGCACCTTTTGAACCAGCACCCGGAGTTGCAGGGAAAACTCGTCTTGATCCAAATCGTGAACCCTGCAAGAAGTACCGGGAAGGATGTTCAGGAAGCAAAGTCAGAGACATATGAGATAACCAAAAGGATCAACATGAAATTCGGGTTTCCGGGTTATGAGCCCGTCATCTTGATCGATCGACCCGTGCCTCTTTACGAGAAGACTGCGTACTATGCAATGGCGGAATGCTGCATTGTGAATGCTGTTAGGGATGGGTTGAACCTTACTCCATATAAGTATGTCATTTGCAGACAAGGATCTCCTAAAATTGATGAAGCAATGGGAGTTTCCCCAGGTGAAACTCGTTCAAGTATGCTTGTTGTCTCGGAGTTTGTTGGATGCTCACCATCTCTTAGTGGTGCTATCAGGGTTAATCCGTGGAATATTGAGGCCGTTGCAGATGCAATGAAGATGGCTATAAGTATATCTGAATTAGAGAAACAGTTGAGACACGAGAAGCATTACCGTTATGTTAGCTCTCATGACGTGGCGTACTGGTCCCGCAGTTTTGTGCAGGATTTGGAGCGGGCGTGTAAGGACCATTATAACAAACGTTGTTGGGgaatcggtttcgggttgagTTTTAGGATTCTCGCTCTTTCTCCGTCCTTTAGGAAGCTCTCGGTTGAATACGTGGTTTCTGCATACAAGAAGGCAACAAAAAGGGCAATATTCTTGGATTATGATGGAACCGTTGTCTCTGATATGTCCATTGTCAAAACTCCTAGTTCCGAGCTTATATCTGTACTGCAAAATCTTTGTAGTGACACAAAAAACACTGTTTTCATTGTTAGTGGCAGGGGACGTGATTCTTTGACTGAATGGTTATCCCCTTGTGATAAGTTGGGAATAGCTGCTGAACACGGGTACTTCTTGAGGTATGCCGATTGCATTCTACATTATGTTCTTCTGATTATGTTCTTCTGA